The DNA region TTCCATGATGGTTAGAAATTCTAACGCTTAAGGTTAATTTCAGCAGGAAAGGTTAATAATTTTCGATGAAGTGTCCTTGTAATAAAACGACAAAGACGATGCGTCAATGAAGCTCCTGCACCCGGCTCTTCCTGAGGTCCCGTTCCTGGTGCGCCCATTTTTTCACGGTGTCGACCAGCGGTTTAAAGCCGATGGGTTTGGTGAGAAAGCCGTCAAATTCTGAGGAGTGAAGCACCCGATGCCGCTCCTCATGAAAGGCATGGGCCGTGAGTGCGAGAATGGGTTTGGCGAAGTGCAGTCTGCGCAGCTCCAGAGTTGCCTTATACCCATCAAGAAGAGGCAGCTGCAGATCCATAAGGATAAGGTCGATGGATTTTTCCAGAGCCAGGGATATCGCGTGAACCCCATCATTGGCACAGAACACAGTGCCACCCGCAAGCTCAAGCATGCTGCGGACCATAAGCTGAACATCAGGGCTGTCTTCGACCAAAAGCACGCTGACGCCCTGCAGCTCGCTGTGTTCAAGCCGGGGAGACTTGGGCTGCGTCGCGAGGACGAGTCCATCGCCGACAGCGCGCATATTGATGCAGACGCGAAAGGTACTGCCGCTTCCGACTTCGCTTTCCAAAAGACTCACATCTCCACCCAGAGCCTGGGCCAGACGCCGCGAAAGATAGAGCCCAAGACCTATGCCTCCAAACTTCCGCGCATCGGACGCATCCGCCTGGGAAAAGGGCTTGAAGAGGGAAAAATAAGACGAAGCGGGAATGCCGCAGCCGGAATCCTGAACATCGAACTGCAAAAGCCAGGGCGTCTCGGCATCCGGGCCGGGCACTGCGGAAGCCTCGATCGTGATGCCGCCGCGTTCGGTAAATTTGATGGCGTTGCTTAGGATATTCAAAAGGATCTGCCGCAGGCGCGTGGTGTCGGTGAGGATGGTCGGGGGAATATTTTTCTTCCAGATCAGATTGAGCGAAAGGCCCTTGGCCTCGGCCTTGGGCTGCATGCTGTCGACCAGCTGCCTCACTTCGATTTCCGGCTGACTGGGAGCCAGGGCGATCACCATCTGTCCGGCTTCCACCCGTGAAATATCGAGGATATCGTCGATCAGCTGCAGAAGATGCTCGCCGTTGCGTTTGATCGCCCGCAGTGGATGACTCAGGGAAGGATCCCTTTCCTTTTCAGCGAGGGCCAGCTCGCTATAGCCAAGGATCACGGCCAGAGGCGTCCGCATCTCATGGCTCATGTTCGCCAGGAATTGGCTTTTGGCGAGGCTCGCCTGCTCGGCCTTTTCCTTGGCGTGAATCAACTCGCCTTCAATGCGCGTTTGGCTGGTGATGTCGCTCAGAATGCTGCGAACCAGCACCTCGCCCGTTTCATCCTCGTGCCAGGCCACGCTCTCGATCTGCCCATAAAAAGGCTCGCTGCTCTGGGTCATCAGGCGCAGTTTGCAGGTCTGCTTTTCACTTTTGCCAATCACATCCTGAAGATGCCTTTGGAAGATTTCCCGATAGCCATCATAAATGAAGTCGTAGAAGACCGAGCCGATCAGCTGAATGCGATCCTTTTGCAGGCTCGCGGCTCCCTTCAGATTGATCTCGCGGATCACAGCGTCGCGGGTCATGGTCAGGTACCCCACCGGCGCGAAGTCGTAAAGGTCGCCGTAGCGCTTCGCCGCCTGTTTGAGTCGATATTCTGCGTGCCGCAGCTCTTCGTTCTGCAGCTCAAGTTCGATCCTCTGCGTTTGCAGCTCATGGATCAAACGCTTCATATCCATCATGCCGACCAGCTTGCTGTGGTGAGCTTCTTTACGATTCATGCATGTGACTCAACTTTGTGAACGATCAAAAGATAGTGGGGCATCGCCTGCAAAAAATTGACTTCCGAGATGCTTACATCGGCAGTGATCGCATGCTCCAGGCGCCCTTGCAAGCGGATTTTTCCGGTCCAGCTGCGATTCTCATGCTGTGGGATTCCGTGAATGACCAGTTCGTTGAGAGTCGAGGTATGAACGTCAGCTGGCCTCATGTTCAGATGCGTGCAGAATTCCAGATTGGCGAATACCACTTTTTTGTTTCGATCGTAAACAAGAAGCCCGCTGGGGATTTTCTCGCAGATGGCGCGGTACATGGCGGCCCGGGTCTCCAGTCTATTCTGCTCTGTGATATCGGAAAAGCCGATCACAACGCCGTCGATGACATTTTCGGCTGTTTTATAGGGTGTAATACGCATGAATAAAGTGCGATTGTCCTTCAGCTCCACAATGCGTTCAATCGGAGCCAGAATATGCAGGACTTCCTCGGCATCCTGCAGCACTCTGTCGTACTTCATCTGCGTGGCGAAATCACCCAAAGAGCGGCCAATGTCCGAAGGGATCAGATTGAATATCCTGGTGGCCGAACGCGAATAGCGGGTGATCAAAAGGTAGCGGTTCAGAAAGATCGTCGCGATG from Oligoflexus sp. includes:
- a CDS encoding ATP-binding protein; its protein translation is MNRKEAHHSKLVGMMDMKRLIHELQTQRIELELQNEELRHAEYRLKQAAKRYGDLYDFAPVGYLTMTRDAVIREINLKGAASLQKDRIQLIGSVFYDFIYDGYREIFQRHLQDVIGKSEKQTCKLRLMTQSSEPFYGQIESVAWHEDETGEVLVRSILSDITSQTRIEGELIHAKEKAEQASLAKSQFLANMSHEMRTPLAVILGYSELALAEKERDPSLSHPLRAIKRNGEHLLQLIDDILDISRVEAGQMVIALAPSQPEIEVRQLVDSMQPKAEAKGLSLNLIWKKNIPPTILTDTTRLRQILLNILSNAIKFTERGGITIEASAVPGPDAETPWLLQFDVQDSGCGIPASSYFSLFKPFSQADASDARKFGGIGLGLYLSRRLAQALGGDVSLLESEVGSGSTFRVCINMRAVGDGLVLATQPKSPRLEHSELQGVSVLLVEDSPDVQLMVRSMLELAGGTVFCANDGVHAISLALEKSIDLILMDLQLPLLDGYKATLELRRLHFAKPILALTAHAFHEERHRVLHSSEFDGFLTKPIGFKPLVDTVKKWAHQERDLRKSRVQELH